The window AAAAAGGATTGATGATAAAAGCTACTTTTTCCATTACCGCAAAAATAGAAAATGCTTCCTGAACCCGGAAGCATTAAGTTATTTAATTTTCATTCTTTCTTTAAATTCTGCATTTAAAGTCCCTTTCAGCTCTTCCCATGAAATAGGAATCGTGATATCTCCTGCTGCAAATGCCGCAATTTCATAGGGACTGTAGTGAAAATACAGATTTTTATCATCAAAATAGAAGTTGTCTGAAGCAGGAATCTTTTCAACCAACAACATTTCAGAATTTTTTACACTTCCGTCCCCATCCATTGTCCCGCTGTTGATATTATCTATATTTTTCATCAACATGGCTTCAAGTTTACTTTTTGGGGTAGAGGTAATATCCTTTAGTTCTAGTTTTTTATTGTTTTTAAGATCAAAGATCCTCTCAGAAAACCCATAATTATCATGCGCTCCTCCTTCATAGCCGCTTCCTGTATACTGAATATGAAGATATCCATTGGTATTGGATACAAGATTCATATGAGAACTTGAGTACCAATCCTGAGCATACGTAATGTCTGAGGCCCAATCTTTACTATCATTTTTTACAGAGCTGAAATAATTATTCTTTTCACTCTCCAGATAAGCTTGCAATCCGGCCTTGGAAAAATCTTTTATTTTATCATTCTGAAAATAGATACTATCTAGCAGCGTTTTATCTTTTATGGTAGGAAATACCAATAATTTGGAGGTATAGGCAAGTTTTAATGAATCCGTAATTTTTGTAGAATCTTTTACTATTACTGAATCTACCGCAAATTCTTCAGGCTTTTTATTTTCCGTTTTCTCTGTTGATGTTTCTGCTGTTTCATTTTTCTTACAGGCAGTAAAAACAAAGAATGAAGAAAGTGCAAGAACGGCAATCGTATTTTTCATAATTTTAATTTTTGATATTTAATACAAAAACCATTCAAAAGATGAATGGTTTTAAAAAATTTATTCAAAAAAATAAAATTACGCTTACAAACAACGCACAATTATTTCTTTACTAAGCTGATAACCTGATTTTCATGTTTGGAAGCAACGTTCCAGATTTGTTTGAATGCCGGGTAATATTCTTTTGGATAATCGGCACTGGACACTTTTGTAGTGGAAGTTATTTCGAGTTTATTTCCTTTTTGTTCGATGTTGTAACTGTATGCAATCTCCTTATCTTCTGTTACAATTTTTTTGTTCTTTGGCATTTCTTCAATGATATATCCTTCAGGAATTTCAAGGGTCACTTTTTTAACTTTTGTAGTAGGTGCACCAAAATCAATAGGATACTTTCGAGCTTCTGTCTGATCAAATTCATTAGAAGTCTTGCTTAAAAATAGCATTGGATTAATGATTAGCTTCTTTCCTACTCTATCTATTAAGTTGGATGATGAAAATTTCATCGTACTTTCAAACGCTCCATTATCTAATACTTTAGAATCAATTCCTGTAA of the Chryseobacterium capnotolerans genome contains:
- a CDS encoding RsiV family protein → MKNTIAVLALSSFFVFTACKKNETAETSTEKTENKKPEEFAVDSVIVKDSTKITDSLKLAYTSKLLVFPTIKDKTLLDSIYFQNDKIKDFSKAGLQAYLESEKNNYFSSVKNDSKDWASDITYAQDWYSSSHMNLVSNTNGYLHIQYTGSGYEGGAHDNYGFSERIFDLKNNKKLELKDITSTPKSKLEAMLMKNIDNINSGTMDGDGSVKNSEMLLVEKIPASDNFYFDDKNLYFHYSPYEIAAFAAGDITIPISWEELKGTLNAEFKERMKIK